The following are from one region of the Silene latifolia isolate original U9 population chromosome 9, ASM4854445v1, whole genome shotgun sequence genome:
- the LOC141602184 gene encoding uncharacterized protein LOC141602184 yields the protein MYSNGVEESTMVMLERLSGMRRGKVPFKYLGVNITPKRLGVDDCQCLIEKISARIRGLGARKLSYAGRVVLIKSDLSTLHNYWARIFILPKTIISKIKALCRKFLWYGNDCKGSPALVSWEQVCQSTKKGGLGLKHLHWWNVAAVAKYVWWLALKTDHLWVRWIHAIYIKNVNWLDYKPGAGVCWAWKKICWVKEIMKPFFLHQGIASYEIKEGYKWLADDGTVKNWHPWISNSLIIPRHKFNIWLIAHRRLLTMDRLVKMEIIQANVCYLCGHDAETIDHLFFQCSFSSRCLALLQDWLKITVPQ from the coding sequence ATGTATAGCAATGGTGTTGAGGAAAGTACCATGGTTATGTTGGAACGTTTATCTGGAATGAGAAGAGGCAAAGTTCCATTCAAATACTTAGGAGTGAATATTACTCCTAAGAGGCTAGGGGTGGATGACTGTCAATGCCTCATTGAGAAGATTAGTGCGAGGATTCGTGGATTAGGTGCCAGGAAACTCTCTTATGCGGGGAGAGTTGTTCTCATCAAGTCTGATCTTAGCACACTACATAACTATTGGGCTCGCATTTTCATTCTTCCAAAGACCATTATTAGTAAGATTAAAGCCCTGTGTAGGAAATTTCTATGGTATGGCAATGACTGCAAGGGGAGTCCAGCTTTGGTTTCATGGGAACAGGTATGTCAATCTACCAAAAAAGGTGGTCTTGGACTGAAGCATCTTCATTGGTGGAATGTAGCTGCTGTTGCTAAATATGTCTGGTGGCTCGCCCTCAAAACTGACCATTTGTGGGTACGTTGGATACATGCGATTTATATCAAGAATGTGAATTGGCTCGATTATAAACCAGGTGCTGGGGTGTGTTGGGCTTGGAAAAAAATTTGTTGGGTTAAGGAAATTATGAAGCCTTTCTTCCTGCATCAGGGCATTGCTTCATATGAGATAAAGGAGGGATATAAGTGGCTTGCTGATGATGGGACTGTTAAGAACTGGCATCCTTGGATTAGTAATTCCCTTATCATTCCAAGGCATAAATTTAACATCTGGTTGATTGCTCATAGAAGGCTGCTCACTATGGATAGGCTTGTGAAGATGGAGATTATTCAGGCTAATGTTTGCTACCTGTGTGGTCATGACGCTGAAACCATTGATCACTTATTTTTTCAATGTAGCTTCAGTTCTCGTTGTCTGGCATTACTGCAGGACTGGTTGAAGATAACGGTGCCTCAGTAG